In Tachysurus fulvidraco isolate hzauxx_2018 chromosome 11, HZAU_PFXX_2.0, whole genome shotgun sequence, one DNA window encodes the following:
- the dclk1b gene encoding serine/threonine-protein kinase DCLK1b isoform X3 — MSSAAIILCSSDSLHCGSANGTAGSQLSTPRSGKSPSPSPTSPASLRRRRSSQHSGSSLSLASTKVCSSMDEGDGPASEAEVVEEGPQVPASITERYKVGRMIGDGNFAVVRECVERSTGREYALKIINKGKCRGKEHMIQNEVSILRRVKHPNIVLLIEEMDTYSELYLVMELVKGGDLFDAITSTNKYTERDASGMLYNLASAIKYLHSLNVVHRDIKPENLLVYEHQDGSKSLKLGDFGLATVVDGPLYTVCGTPTYVAPEIIAESGYGLKVDIWAAGVITYILLCGFPPFRGSSEDQEAMFDQILTGQLDFPLPYWDNVSDSAKDLITCMLQVDVEQRYTALHVLDHPWVNDDGLSENEHQLSVAGKIKKHFITGSKSSSTKPGVSVITSTALDKERQIFRRRRHQDVKSTTTHPSHSSFLSKPLAGPSLSPAEFTSESEDFSPSSAETVRSPTSPF, encoded by the exons ATGAGCTCAGCAGCTATAATACTCTGCTCCAGCGACTCGCTGCACTGTGGATCTG CTAATGGAACAGCAGGCAGTCAACTGTCTACGCCTCGCTCAGGCAAGTCCCCGAGTCCGTCTCCCACCAGTCCGGCCAGCCTCAGGAGACGGCGG AGCTCCCAGCACAGCggctcgtctctctctctggcttctACTAAAGTGTGCAGTTCCATGGATGAAGGTGATGGTCCTGCTAGTGAAG CTGAAGTGGTGGAGGAAGGCCCTCAAGTTCCTGCCTCTATAACTGAGAGATACAAGGTGGGGAGGATGATTGGAGATGGAAACTTTGCAgtggtgagagagtgtgtggagaGATCCACGGGCCGAGAGTACGCGCTCAAAATCATCAACAAGGGCAAATGCAGAGGCAAG GAACACATGATCCAGAATGAGGTGTCTATTCTGAGGAGGGTGAAACACCCCAACATAGTCCTGCTGATCGAGGAGATGGACACCTACAGTGAGCTCTACCTGGTCATGGAGCTGGTCAAG ggTGGCGACCTCTTTGATGCGATCACATCCACAAATAAGTACACGGAGCGGGACGCCAGCGGGATGCTGTACAACCTGGCGAGCGCTATCAAGTACCTGCACAGCCTGAACGTAGTTCACAGAGACATCAAACCTGAGAACCTTCTG gtctATGAGCACCAGGATGGCAGTAAGTCTCTGAAGCTGGGTGACTTTGGCTTGGCCACGGTGGTAGATGGACCTCTGTACACCGTGTGTGGCACCCCGACATACGTAGCTCCAGAAATCATTGCAGAGAGTGG TTACGGCCTGAAGGTGGACATCTGGGCGGCTGGTGTCATTACGTACATCCTTCTCTGTGGCTTTCCTCCTTTCCGTGG gagcagTGAAGATCAGGAGGCTATGTTTGATCAGATTCTCACAGGACAGCTGGATTTTCCTCTGCCATACTGGGACAACGTGTCCGATTCTGCGAAG GATCTCATCACGTGTATGCTGCAGGTGGATGTCGAGCAGAGATACACGGCTCTGCATGTTTTAGATCATCCGTGGGTCAAC GACGACGGCTTGTCTGAGAACGAACATCAGCTGTCAGTGGCTGGAAAAATCAAGAAGCACTTTATCACAGGCTCCAAGTCCAGCAGCACAAAACCTGGTGTCTCTGTTATAACA TCCACCGCTCTTGATAAGGAGAGGCAGATTTTCAGACGAAGACGCCACCAGGATGTGAAGTCCACCACCACTCACCCTTCACACAGCAGCTTCCTGTCGAAGCCTCTAGCCGGCCCCAGCCTCTCCCCTGCAGAGTTCACCTCCGAGTCTGAGGACTTCTCGCCCAGCTCCGCCGAGACCGTGCGCTCCCCAACCTCACCGTTCTAA